A genomic window from Lotus japonicus ecotype B-129 chromosome 1, LjGifu_v1.2 includes:
- the LOC130732457 gene encoding non-specific lipid transfer protein GPI-anchored 11-like — protein MMTIRHLAFAMLVLASTILVLEKVPGISAQLVCKGNLTAIMTQCTSFVKKEGPKIPPSSACCETLKDVDIPCLCQHIPGPIMSQISMEKALYVGKTCGAEVPSGTKCGSYIVPPSPPHSPPVA, from the exons ATGATGACAATTAGACACCTAGCCTTTGCAATGTTGGTGCTTGCTTCAACCATCCTAGTTTTAGAAAAGGTTCCAGGCATCTCAGCTCAGCTTGTATGCAAAGGCAACTTAACTGCCATAATGACTCAATGTACAAGTTTTGTTAAAAAAGAAGGGCCGAAAATTCCACCATCAAGCGCCTGTTGTGAGACCTTAAAAGATGTTGATATCCCTTGCCTCTGCCAACATATTCCAGGGCCGATTATGAGTCAGATTAGCATGGAAAAAGCTCTTTATGTTGGCAAGACTTGCGGAGCTGAAGTTCCTTCTGGAACCAAGTGTGGAA GTTATATCGTCCCTCCATCACCTCCACATTCACCTCCAGTGGCATAA